The Streptomyces sp. NBC_01197 genome window below encodes:
- a CDS encoding class I SAM-dependent methyltransferase — MSHHHDTTEIDWDVMAPHLERSAELHRPAHQRAAAWIAEQLPVAGVRRILDIGSGPGVVTCLLAEAFPYAEVVAVDGSPALLDRARHRAGRTGLGDRVHTHCAELPGGMGELGEADLVWAGSSLHHIGDQRAALEGLAGLLRPGGLIALIEGGLTARHLPRDTGIGTPDLEARLDAVSAEWFNEMRAKLPGAEREVEDWRALLTAVGLAPSGTRSFLLDIPAPLPHAVREQLVAHFTRQREVFADRLTADDAAAIDLLLTPEDPRGLLLRDDTFLLTARTVYTARRG; from the coding sequence ATGAGTCATCACCACGACACCACCGAAATCGACTGGGACGTCATGGCTCCGCACCTGGAGCGGAGCGCCGAGTTGCACCGGCCCGCCCACCAGCGGGCGGCGGCCTGGATCGCCGAACAGCTTCCCGTGGCCGGCGTCCGCCGGATCCTCGACATCGGCAGCGGCCCAGGAGTCGTCACCTGCCTGCTCGCGGAGGCCTTTCCGTACGCGGAAGTGGTCGCAGTCGACGGCTCACCCGCCCTGCTCGACCGCGCCCGGCACCGGGCCGGGCGCACCGGCCTGGGTGACCGCGTTCACACCCACTGCGCCGAACTACCCGGAGGGATGGGCGAGTTGGGCGAAGCCGATCTGGTCTGGGCGGGCAGCTCCCTGCACCACATCGGCGACCAGCGCGCCGCACTTGAGGGCTTGGCCGGGCTGCTGCGCCCCGGTGGACTCATCGCACTGATCGAGGGCGGTCTCACCGCACGCCATCTGCCGCGCGACACCGGCATCGGCACGCCGGATCTGGAGGCGCGGCTCGACGCGGTCTCGGCCGAGTGGTTCAACGAGATGCGGGCGAAGCTGCCCGGTGCCGAGCGCGAGGTCGAGGACTGGCGCGCGCTGCTGACCGCGGTGGGGCTCGCGCCGAGCGGCACCCGGTCGTTCCTGCTCGACATTCCCGCACCGCTGCCCCACGCCGTACGCGAGCAGCTCGTCGCCCACTTCACCCGGCAGCGGGAGGTCTTCGCGGACCGGCTCACGGCGGATGACGCGGCCGCCATCGATCTGCTGCTGACCCCGGAGGACCCGCGCGGGCTGCTGCTGCGCGACGACACATTTCTGCTGACGGCCCGCACGGTGTACACCGCGCGCCGGGGCTGA
- a CDS encoding LysR substrate-binding domain-containing protein: MYDPAQLRTFLTVSQTLSFTRAAHRLGLRQSTVSQHVRRLEDATGRLLFTRDTHSVELTEDGEAMLGFARTILQGHERAAAFFAGTRPRGRLRFGASEDFVLTRLPEILESFRTEHPEVDLELTVGLSGILHEQLAAGALDLVLAKRRNGHSHGELVWRSALTWIGAPRLRIDPDRPLPLILFPPPGITRARALEVLEEDGRAWRIACTSSSLSGLIAAARAGLGIMAHTRGLIPPGLTQVPARAGLPDLGEVEFVLLHGRAGGSTQEAADALASAILTGADRLHHQA; the protein is encoded by the coding sequence ATGTACGACCCCGCGCAGCTGCGCACGTTCCTCACCGTGTCGCAGACCCTGAGCTTCACCCGGGCCGCTCACCGCCTGGGGCTGCGCCAGTCGACGGTGAGCCAGCATGTGCGCCGGCTGGAGGACGCGACGGGCCGGTTGCTCTTCACCCGGGACACCCACAGCGTGGAGCTGACCGAGGACGGCGAGGCGATGCTCGGCTTCGCCCGGACGATCCTCCAGGGGCACGAGCGGGCGGCGGCGTTCTTCGCGGGCACCCGGCCGCGCGGCAGGCTGCGCTTCGGCGCGTCGGAGGACTTCGTGCTGACCCGGCTGCCCGAGATCCTGGAGTCGTTCCGTACCGAGCACCCCGAGGTCGATCTGGAGCTCACCGTCGGCCTCTCCGGCATCCTGCACGAGCAGCTGGCGGCGGGCGCGCTCGACCTGGTGCTCGCCAAGCGGCGCAACGGGCACAGCCACGGCGAACTGGTCTGGCGTTCCGCACTCACCTGGATCGGCGCCCCTCGACTGCGCATCGACCCCGACCGCCCGCTCCCGCTGATCCTCTTCCCGCCGCCCGGCATCACCCGCGCCCGCGCGCTGGAGGTGCTGGAGGAGGACGGCCGCGCCTGGCGCATCGCCTGTACCAGCAGCAGCCTCAGCGGACTGATCGCGGCGGCCCGCGCGGGCCTCGGCATCATGGCGCACACCCGCGGCCTGATCCCGCCCGGCCTCACCCAGGTCCCGGCCCGGGCCGGGCTGCCCGACCTCGGGGAGGTGGAATTCGTCCTGCTGCACGGCCGGGCGGGCGGCAGCACCCAGGAGGCCGCCGACGCACTGGCGTCGGCGATCCTGACGGGCGCCGACCGGCTGCACCACCAGGCCTAG
- a CDS encoding 4a-hydroxytetrahydrobiopterin dehydratase: MPAEPLTRKETEDRLRELPGWSLDGERITRSYRLSGHFAATAMVVHIAQIQEELGHHSDLTLGYSTVALSVHTHDAGGAVTAKDFELARRVEEAAPGHGAG; the protein is encoded by the coding sequence ATGCCCGCAGAACCGCTGACGCGGAAAGAGACCGAGGACCGGCTGCGCGAGTTGCCCGGCTGGTCCCTGGACGGTGAACGGATCACGCGTTCCTACCGGCTTTCCGGACACTTCGCCGCCACCGCGATGGTCGTGCACATCGCGCAGATCCAGGAGGAGCTGGGCCACCACTCCGATCTGACCCTCGGGTACAGCACCGTGGCGCTGAGCGTGCACACGCATGACGCGGGCGGCGCGGTCACGGCCAAGGACTTCGAACTGGCCCGGCGGGTCGAGGAGGCCGCTCCGGGGCACGGCGCCGGCTGA
- a CDS encoding NADP-dependent succinic semialdehyde dehydrogenase, whose product MPIATVNPTTGETLQTFEALGAEEIERRIAAAHDTFREYRTTEFAERARLLNRAADLLESEQKDIARTMTTEMGKPVAAARAEAAKCAKAMRWYARHAAELLADEHPSRADAEDSGAARAYIRYRPLGVVLAVMPWNFPLWQVVRFAAPTLMAGNTGLLKHASNVPQTALYLGELFERAGFPKGCFQTLLIGSGAVEAILRDPRVAAATLTGSEPAGRSVAAVAGDEVKKTVLELGGSDPYIVMPSADIGRAARTAVTARVQNNGQSCIAAKRFIVHTDVYDTFMEEFTTRMAALTVGDPLDESTDVGPLATEQGRSDLEELVDDAVRKGATALCGGGRPEGADRGWFYSPTVLMGITSDMRIHHEEAFGPVATLYRVASAEEAVRVANDTPFGLSSNVWTREEDEVELFVRDLEAGGVFFNGMTASHPALPFGGAKRSGYGRELSGHGIREFCNITTVWHGADPGE is encoded by the coding sequence ATGCCCATCGCCACGGTGAACCCCACCACCGGTGAAACGCTCCAGACCTTCGAGGCGCTGGGCGCCGAGGAGATCGAACGCCGCATCGCGGCCGCCCACGACACCTTCCGTGAGTACCGCACCACGGAGTTCGCCGAGCGGGCCCGGCTGCTGAACCGTGCCGCCGATCTGCTGGAGAGCGAGCAGAAGGACATCGCGCGCACGATGACCACCGAGATGGGCAAGCCGGTCGCCGCAGCCCGCGCCGAGGCCGCCAAGTGCGCCAAGGCGATGCGCTGGTACGCCAGGCACGCGGCCGAGCTGCTGGCCGACGAGCATCCGTCCCGGGCCGACGCCGAGGACTCCGGCGCCGCCCGCGCGTACATCCGCTACCGCCCGCTGGGCGTCGTGCTGGCCGTCATGCCGTGGAACTTCCCCCTCTGGCAGGTCGTACGGTTCGCCGCGCCCACCCTGATGGCGGGCAACACGGGCCTGCTCAAGCACGCTTCGAACGTGCCGCAGACCGCTCTCTACCTGGGGGAACTCTTCGAGCGGGCCGGATTCCCGAAGGGCTGCTTCCAGACCCTGCTGATCGGCTCCGGCGCGGTCGAGGCGATCCTGCGCGACCCCCGGGTGGCTGCGGCGACCCTCACCGGCAGCGAACCGGCCGGCCGCTCGGTCGCGGCCGTCGCGGGCGACGAGGTCAAGAAGACCGTACTGGAGCTGGGCGGCAGTGATCCGTACATCGTGATGCCGTCGGCCGACATCGGGCGGGCCGCGCGGACCGCGGTGACAGCCCGGGTGCAGAACAACGGGCAGTCCTGCATCGCCGCCAAGCGCTTCATCGTCCATACGGATGTCTACGACACGTTCATGGAGGAGTTCACCACCCGGATGGCCGCACTGACGGTCGGCGACCCGCTGGACGAGTCGACCGATGTCGGACCGCTCGCCACCGAGCAGGGCCGCAGCGATCTGGAGGAGCTGGTGGACGACGCCGTACGCAAGGGAGCGACCGCGCTGTGCGGCGGCGGTCGGCCGGAGGGGGCCGACCGCGGCTGGTTCTACTCGCCCACCGTCCTGATGGGCATCACCAGCGATATGCGGATCCACCACGAGGAGGCGTTCGGCCCGGTGGCCACCCTCTACCGGGTGGCGAGCGCCGAGGAAGCGGTACGGGTGGCCAACGACACACCGTTCGGCTTGAGTTCCAACGTCTGGACCCGGGAAGAGGACGAAGTGGAACTGTTCGTACGGGATCTCGAAGCAGGGGGTGTCTTCTTCAACGGCATGACCGCCTCCCACCCGGCCCTGCCCTTCGGCGGTGCCAAGCGCTCGGGGTACGGGCGTGAGCTCTCCGGCCACGGCATCCGCGAGTTCTGCAACATCACCACCGTCTGGCACGGCGCCGACCCCGGCGAGTGA
- a CDS encoding AMP-dependent synthetase/ligase: MREFTVPPIVTAPQVGGLADVVFEHADDDPHRSALGRKENGRWYDMSSGEFRDQVLALAKGLLADGVRFGDRVAIMCRTRYEWTLFDFALWAVGAQPVPIYPTSSAEQVFWMLYDSEVSACMVEHEDHAMTIGSVIDRLPALRRLWQLDAGALDELLAAGVGLDDEVVHRHRRAVTPESVATVIYTSGTTGRPKGCVITHANLMFEADTMVARWEPVFRSKRGETSSTLLFLPLAHVFGRMVEVAAIRGRVKLGHQPELAARALLPDLAAFRPTFILAVPYIFEKVFNAARRKAETEGKAGPFDKAVEVAVRYAEAMEHKAFGLGPGPSASLRMQHQFFEKVVYAKVRAAMGGRVRHAMSGGSGMDRRLGLFYEGAGVSIYEGYGLTESSAAATANPPERTRYGTVGQPIPGSTVYIADDGEVWVRGRNVFAGYLNSPKATDGVLHDGWLSTGDLGSLDDDGYLTITGRKKEILVTSGGKSVSPAGLEERVRGHPLIAQCLVVGNDRPYIAALVTLDQEAVAHWLSLHGKPPMTPAALVRDPELETEVRRSVVAANTLVSQAESIRTFRILAHQFSEEHGLLTPSLKLKRKAIETAYSEEVEALYR; this comes from the coding sequence TTGCGCGAGTTCACTGTCCCACCCATAGTGACGGCGCCCCAGGTCGGCGGACTGGCGGACGTCGTGTTCGAGCACGCCGACGACGATCCTCACCGGTCTGCCCTCGGCCGGAAGGAGAACGGGCGCTGGTACGACATGTCGTCCGGCGAGTTCCGCGACCAGGTGCTCGCGCTCGCCAAGGGGCTGCTCGCCGACGGAGTGCGGTTCGGCGACCGTGTCGCGATCATGTGCCGGACCCGCTACGAGTGGACGCTCTTCGACTTCGCCCTCTGGGCCGTCGGCGCCCAGCCGGTGCCCATCTACCCGACCTCGTCCGCCGAGCAGGTCTTCTGGATGCTGTACGACTCCGAGGTCAGCGCGTGCATGGTCGAGCACGAGGACCACGCCATGACCATCGGCTCGGTGATCGACCGGCTGCCCGCTCTGCGCAGGCTCTGGCAGCTGGACGCGGGCGCACTGGACGAACTCCTCGCAGCGGGCGTCGGCCTCGACGACGAGGTGGTGCACCGCCACCGGCGGGCCGTGACCCCGGAGTCCGTCGCCACCGTCATCTACACCTCGGGCACCACGGGCCGCCCCAAGGGCTGCGTGATCACCCACGCCAATCTGATGTTCGAGGCGGACACCATGGTCGCCCGCTGGGAGCCGGTGTTCCGCTCCAAGCGCGGCGAGACCTCGTCCACCCTGCTCTTCCTGCCGCTGGCCCATGTCTTCGGCAGGATGGTCGAGGTCGCCGCCATACGCGGCCGGGTCAAGCTGGGCCACCAGCCCGAACTGGCGGCCCGCGCGCTGCTGCCCGATCTCGCCGCCTTCCGGCCGACGTTCATCCTCGCCGTGCCCTACATCTTCGAGAAGGTGTTCAACGCCGCGCGCCGCAAGGCCGAGACCGAGGGGAAGGCGGGCCCCTTCGACAAGGCCGTCGAGGTGGCGGTGCGCTACGCGGAGGCCATGGAGCACAAGGCGTTCGGGCTTGGCCCCGGCCCCTCGGCGAGCCTGCGGATGCAGCACCAGTTCTTCGAGAAGGTCGTCTACGCGAAGGTGCGCGCGGCGATGGGCGGCCGGGTGCGGCACGCGATGTCCGGCGGCTCGGGGATGGACCGGCGGCTCGGACTGTTCTACGAGGGCGCCGGTGTCTCGATCTACGAGGGGTACGGGCTCACCGAGTCGTCGGCGGCGGCCACCGCCAACCCGCCGGAGCGCACCCGCTACGGCACGGTCGGCCAGCCGATCCCGGGCTCCACCGTGTACATCGCCGACGACGGCGAGGTGTGGGTGCGCGGCCGGAACGTGTTCGCCGGGTACCTCAACTCCCCCAAGGCAACCGACGGCGTACTCCACGACGGCTGGCTCTCCACCGGCGACCTGGGCTCGCTGGACGACGACGGTTATCTCACGATCACCGGCCGCAAGAAGGAGATCCTGGTGACCTCCGGCGGCAAGAGCGTGTCGCCTGCCGGACTCGAGGAGCGGGTACGGGGCCATCCTCTGATCGCGCAGTGCCTGGTCGTGGGCAACGACCGGCCGTACATCGCCGCGCTCGTCACGCTCGACCAGGAGGCGGTCGCCCACTGGCTCTCCCTGCACGGCAAACCGCCGATGACCCCGGCCGCCCTGGTACGTGATCCGGAGTTGGAGACCGAGGTCAGACGCTCCGTGGTGGCGGCGAACACCCTGGTCTCGCAGGCCGAGTCAATCAGGACGTTCCGGATCCTCGCCCATCAGTTCTCCGAGGAGCACGGCCTGCTCACGCCGTCGCTGAAACTCAAGCGCAAGGCGATCGAGACGGCGTACAGCGAAGAGGTCGAGGCGCTCTACCGCTGA
- a CDS encoding aldo/keto reductase encodes MSKVPFITLNNGSRMPQLGFGVWQVADDEATKAVGTALEAGYRSIDTAAIYGNEEGTGKALAASGIARDELFVTTKLWNSEQGYDSTLRAFDTSLSKLGLDYVDLYLIHWPVPSKDAYVDTYKAFEKIHADGRAKAIGVSNFLPEHLERLLGETSVVPALNQIELHPHLQQAESRAFHTEHGIHTEAWSPLGQGKGLLEVPTVVAIAQKHGRSAAQVVLRWHLQTGNVVIPKSVTPSRIKENIDVFGFELDADDLAAIAALDEGKRLGADPATMALGV; translated from the coding sequence GTGAGCAAGGTCCCCTTCATCACCCTCAACAACGGCTCCCGGATGCCGCAGCTCGGCTTCGGGGTCTGGCAGGTCGCCGACGACGAGGCCACGAAGGCCGTCGGCACCGCGCTGGAGGCCGGCTACCGCAGCATCGACACCGCTGCGATCTACGGCAACGAGGAGGGCACAGGGAAGGCGCTCGCCGCATCGGGAATCGCCCGTGACGAACTCTTCGTCACCACGAAACTGTGGAATTCCGAGCAGGGGTACGACTCGACCCTGCGCGCCTTCGACACCTCGCTGTCCAAGCTCGGCCTCGACTACGTGGACCTGTACCTGATCCACTGGCCGGTCCCCTCCAAGGACGCCTACGTGGACACGTACAAGGCCTTCGAGAAGATCCACGCCGACGGCCGCGCGAAGGCCATCGGTGTCTCCAACTTCCTCCCTGAGCACCTGGAGCGGCTGCTGGGCGAGACCTCGGTGGTCCCCGCCCTCAACCAGATCGAGCTCCACCCCCACCTGCAGCAGGCCGAGTCGCGCGCCTTCCACACGGAGCACGGCATCCACACGGAGGCCTGGTCCCCGCTCGGCCAGGGCAAGGGGCTGCTGGAGGTCCCGACCGTCGTCGCGATCGCGCAGAAGCACGGCCGCAGCGCCGCCCAGGTGGTGCTGCGCTGGCATCTGCAGACCGGCAACGTGGTCATCCCCAAGTCCGTGACGCCGTCGCGGATCAAGGAGAACATCGACGTCTTCGGCTTCGAGCTGGACGCCGACGACCTGGCGGCCATCGCGGCACTCGACGAGGGCAAGCGGCTGGGCGCCGACCCGGCCACCATGGCCCTCGGCGTCTGA
- a CDS encoding MarR family winged helix-turn-helix transcriptional regulator: MAMIKGEEPMGMAAALVRTSFLVQAVYTEASREYGLPVQQAQLICVLMAQPRGMGELSTMLGLEKSSLTGLVDRAERRGLVCREPDPLDRRAVRVALSPEGARVSGDFYAGASARMEALADGIGPAERDRLAAVLGRLVRSNEVPMVFIEPKPAEAPTV, translated from the coding sequence ATGGCGATGATCAAGGGTGAGGAGCCGATGGGGATGGCGGCCGCGCTGGTGCGGACGTCGTTCCTGGTGCAGGCCGTGTACACGGAAGCCAGCCGGGAGTACGGACTGCCAGTACAGCAGGCCCAGTTGATCTGCGTGCTGATGGCTCAGCCGCGCGGCATGGGGGAGTTGAGCACCATGCTGGGCCTGGAGAAGTCCAGCCTGACCGGTCTCGTCGACCGGGCCGAGCGGCGCGGGCTCGTGTGCCGGGAGCCGGATCCGCTGGACAGGCGTGCGGTACGGGTCGCGCTGTCCCCCGAGGGCGCCAGGGTGTCCGGCGACTTCTACGCCGGCGCGAGCGCGCGGATGGAGGCCCTGGCCGACGGAATAGGCCCTGCGGAGCGCGACCGGCTGGCGGCGGTGCTGGGGCGGCTGGTGCGGAGCAATGAGGTACCGATGGTCTTCATCGAGCCGAAGCCGGCGGAGGCGCCGACGGTGTGA
- a CDS encoding phosphocholine-specific phospholipase C, with product MPQFNRRRFLQIAGATAGFSALSNSIDRAAAIPAKRLSGTIKDVEHIVVLMQENRSFDHYFGSMKGVRGFGDPRPVTPVGGKPVWYQSDGTKDVLPYHPDAEDLGMKFIAGLDHDWAGGHKAWNQGKYDQWIPAKSAGTMAHLTRKDIPFHYALADAFTVCDAYHSSFMGATDPNRYYLWSGHVGNDGKGGGPVLGNAEAGYDWTTYPERLEESGVSWKIYQDTGDGLDAAGSWGWIDDAYRGNYGDNSLLYFNKYRNAKPGDPLYDKARTGTNAKNGDGFFDILRADVKADKLPQVSWIAAPEAFSEHPNWPANYGAWYVSQVLDALTSNPEVWSKTALFVTYDENDGYFDHALPPFPPASADRGASTVDTSLDYFPGDASYGAGPYGLGQRVPMTVVSPWSTGGYVCSEVFDHTSVIRFMERRFGVAEPNISPWRRAICGDLTSAFDFGLQDTKPATLPDTDGFQPPDKKRHDSYVPKAPADPALPKQEAGSRPSRPLRYAPLVDGKAAPADGKFTLTFSGGADAGACFTVTSANRGDGPWTYTAEAGKQLSDTWNTSYSKGSYDLSVFGPNGFLRTFKGPGTTAGPEVTARHQATDGSVELTMTNAGSADCHLTVTNAYGGKSETFTVRTGKTVVYAVDLRATRQWYDLTVVSDQDGAYLRRLAGHVENGRPGVSDPAIITG from the coding sequence ATGCCTCAGTTCAATCGGCGCCGCTTCCTCCAGATCGCGGGCGCGACCGCCGGCTTCTCGGCCCTGTCGAACAGCATCGACCGCGCCGCCGCCATCCCCGCGAAGCGGCTCTCGGGAACGATCAAGGACGTCGAGCACATCGTCGTCCTCATGCAGGAGAATCGTTCGTTCGACCATTACTTCGGGTCCATGAAGGGGGTACGCGGCTTCGGTGACCCCCGTCCGGTGACGCCCGTGGGCGGCAAGCCGGTCTGGTACCAGTCGGACGGCACCAAGGACGTCCTGCCCTACCACCCGGACGCCGAGGACCTCGGCATGAAGTTCATCGCCGGCCTCGACCACGACTGGGCGGGCGGCCACAAGGCCTGGAACCAGGGCAAGTACGACCAGTGGATTCCAGCCAAGTCCGCGGGCACGATGGCCCATCTGACCCGCAAGGACATCCCGTTCCACTACGCGCTGGCCGACGCGTTCACGGTGTGCGACGCCTACCACTCGTCGTTCATGGGCGCCACCGACCCCAACCGCTACTACCTGTGGTCAGGTCACGTCGGCAACGACGGCAAGGGCGGCGGTCCGGTACTCGGCAACGCCGAGGCCGGATACGACTGGACGACCTACCCCGAGCGCCTGGAGGAGTCCGGGGTCTCCTGGAAGATCTACCAGGACACCGGCGACGGACTGGACGCGGCCGGCTCCTGGGGCTGGATCGACGACGCGTACCGCGGCAACTACGGCGACAACTCGCTCCTGTACTTCAACAAGTACCGCAACGCGAAGCCTGGTGACCCGCTGTACGACAAGGCGCGCACCGGGACCAACGCCAAGAACGGCGACGGCTTCTTCGACATACTCAGGGCCGACGTGAAGGCGGACAAGCTCCCCCAGGTCTCCTGGATCGCCGCCCCCGAAGCCTTCTCCGAGCACCCCAACTGGCCTGCCAACTACGGGGCCTGGTACGTCTCGCAGGTGCTGGACGCGCTGACCTCGAACCCGGAGGTGTGGAGCAAGACGGCGCTCTTCGTCACCTACGACGAGAACGACGGCTACTTCGACCACGCCCTCCCGCCGTTCCCGCCCGCCTCCGCCGACCGGGGCGCATCCACGGTGGACACCTCACTCGACTACTTCCCCGGCGACGCGAGTTACGGCGCGGGGCCCTACGGCCTCGGCCAGCGCGTCCCGATGACCGTCGTCTCCCCTTGGAGCACCGGTGGTTACGTGTGCTCCGAGGTCTTCGACCACACCTCGGTCATCCGCTTCATGGAGCGCCGCTTCGGGGTGGCCGAGCCGAACATCTCGCCCTGGCGGCGTGCCATCTGCGGTGACCTGACGTCGGCCTTCGACTTCGGTCTGCAGGACACGAAGCCCGCCACGCTGCCGGACACCGACGGTTTCCAGCCGCCGGACAAGAAGCGGCACGACAGTTACGTACCCAAGGCGCCCGCGGACCCGGCGCTGCCCAAGCAGGAGGCTGGGTCGCGGCCGTCCCGTCCGCTGCGCTACGCGCCGCTGGTGGACGGGAAGGCGGCGCCGGCCGACGGGAAGTTCACGCTCACGTTCAGCGGGGGCGCGGACGCCGGAGCCTGCTTCACGGTGACATCGGCCAACCGCGGCGACGGTCCGTGGACGTACACCGCCGAGGCGGGCAAGCAGCTCTCGGACACCTGGAACACGTCGTACTCCAAGGGCTCCTACGATCTGTCCGTGTTCGGTCCGAACGGCTTCCTGCGCACCTTCAAGGGGCCCGGTACCACCGCAGGCCCCGAGGTGACCGCCCGTCACCAGGCCACCGACGGCTCGGTCGAGCTGACGATGACCAACGCGGGCAGCGCCGACTGCCACCTCACGGTCACCAACGCGTACGGCGGGAAGAGCGAGACCTTCACGGTCCGCACGGGGAAGACCGTGGTGTACGCGGTGGACCTGCGCGCCACCCGGCAGTGGTACGACCTGACGGTGGTCTCGGACCAGGACGGCGCGTATCTGCGCCGGCTGGCCGGACATGTCGAGAACGGCAGGCCCGGTGTGAGCGACCCGGCGATCATCACCGGCTGA
- a CDS encoding helix-turn-helix domain-containing protein, which translates to MTTVAPDTGVGPLLRDWRRQRRVSQLELALRADSSARHISFIETGRARPSKEMVLRLAEHLDVPVRERNALLLSAGYAPGYTETMLDDPSMGALHEGINQLLRGYEPYPALVVDGRYDVVAANRGIAMLLEGVPERLLAPPLNAMRLTLHPSGLAPRIRNLREWRGHLLHQMERQMAPARSDSLRELYEEVAAYPLPAPAEGRSERVAGSAPRFALPLEIEHDGRVLSFLSSISTFNTPMDVTVAELAIETFLPADPATVAYLRSLAA; encoded by the coding sequence ATGACAACTGTCGCTCCCGACACCGGAGTGGGGCCACTGCTGCGCGACTGGCGCAGGCAGCGCCGGGTCAGTCAGCTGGAGCTGGCCCTGCGGGCCGACTCGTCGGCCCGCCACATCAGCTTCATCGAGACGGGCCGCGCCCGCCCCAGCAAGGAGATGGTGCTGCGTCTCGCCGAACACCTGGACGTGCCCGTCCGGGAGCGCAACGCCCTGCTGCTCTCGGCCGGTTACGCGCCGGGGTACACGGAGACGATGCTCGACGACCCTTCGATGGGGGCGCTGCACGAGGGGATCAACCAGCTTCTGCGGGGATACGAGCCGTACCCGGCGCTGGTGGTCGACGGACGGTACGACGTCGTCGCCGCCAACCGCGGTATCGCGATGCTGCTGGAGGGGGTGCCCGAACGGCTGCTCGCGCCCCCGCTGAACGCGATGCGGCTCACGCTGCACCCTTCCGGGCTCGCGCCCCGCATCCGCAATCTCCGGGAGTGGCGGGGGCATCTGCTGCACCAGATGGAACGCCAGATGGCGCCCGCCCGTTCGGATTCGCTGCGTGAGCTGTACGAGGAGGTCGCCGCCTATCCGCTTCCCGCTCCGGCGGAGGGGCGGTCGGAGCGGGTCGCGGGGTCCGCTCCGCGTTTCGCGCTGCCGCTGGAGATCGAACACGACGGGCGGGTGCTTTCTTTTCTTTCGTCCATCTCCACCTTCAACACACCGATGGACGTGACGGTGGCCGAGCTGGCGATCGAGACATTCCTCCCAGCCGATCCCGCGACGGTCGCCTATCTGCGGTCACTGGCGGCCTGA